CTGGCATTCCAACTACCTAGTAAGCGCACGCACATGCATAAACGTATCTTACATCACTAGATCTAAAGTAATGGTTTGTATAAATCAtgcaattgataaaaaaaaaatgagacaATGAAAATACAAAATTACCGAAAGAGTTCCTTTGCAATGGCTGCACTTGAAGCATGCTTTATGGTAAGGCACTCCTTCGAGAGACATGCTGTCAACCACATAAACAGTCCTATCACAAGCCTTGCATTTATCCAAAGTTCCTGTAAATgccattcttttttcttttctgtttttccCCTTCTTCAGAAAAATCAAAAGGGTGATAAGgcaatatataaatgtatatatgttCTATTGATTATATTTCAGGTGTCTaagaaaaattagaagaaaaattTATATATACTAAAAAAAACACAGTTTTCTTATGAGAGCAAgtacttggacaaaaggattgAAACAAATCTTTGCTCTGTCTAAAACAGAGCCAATTTTATACGTTGGATTATAAGCAATGTCAGAAAAAGCAGTAAATAAAGGACAAGTGAAGGAAGATGCCAATATGTGAAGTAAATATGGAAAATGAGTACTCGAAATTTGTGGATGTTATCCGATTGAATTGGAGTAAAAGAAGGTGTGGAGCTCTGACCCTTTCAAGGGAAGAAAATAGTTTCAAATGAAACCCCAACTGTTTTTTGCTATTTGATGTGGTATAGTAGTTATTTCGGTTAAAATTAGTTATGTTTAGTGTGTTACCCCAAGATGTAAACCAATTTAGCctagtataaataaataaataaaaataagggCCCCCATTTGAATCGCAAAGTAAATTGCAAATGGCaaatatggatatatatatatatatttctttttcgaaatttttgaaagtttattattttttacaaaTCTCTCTCTTAGTAATAACAACATCCACTTGCGACAGGTGTTTCTCTCGTTTTTGAGGCAGGGGATATATATGTTTCTGTTTTTACAAAATGATTGAACCACTATAATAAGATTGGATAAAGAACAGAAAAGTAGAGTGATTACATCCATCCTTAATGATTTTCTAAAAACAAAAGGACTGATATGAGACAAGTTGTCTAAGAAAATTTAGACAATAAAACTAGAAAAAAGACAATCTGACCATCTTCAGTCCAACATATCTAGGTAGGGGATATATGTCAATCCTTATCTGAGTTGTTTTTTTTTGGTTCGAAAATTGCGATATCATTAATCCAAATGGAAGTACAGACAGAATTAATTCAGAAGATCTCTATCAATAAGATCAAGCTGATTAATTCAAGAGATATTATATGAtgtgtaaatcctataattggcattttttatagaaatatatttttcttaaaagataaaattggttgaattagttgtttccctttattataatattcggaaatgtttgtttccctgtattataattttcggaattgtttggtttcctttattgatATTTTCGGAAAACcactttccttttgtgtgaattttggacaataatgtgcttccttatttagcctatattgtctctttttgtttataaaggaaacaaaatttattgcaaatattcggtacttacccaaagttgtttttgaattatttgctgatatattttcgtgcagctcaaggattgcaatcaggaaactggtttttaatgtcattaattattgtttccttttttagcttgttttgatccgacacaggtctaagctgtccccaccgatatcgcatttgtcggatcagcatcttctaaataaggcaactcttcgacaatcaagaatatcttctgtgattcttgcctttattagaataattatttctctgcctttgtgagcacgaaaaagactctataaatagggctctaaaggcagtgagaaaagtgaactctttggtgcattattcgtgagctttattgtaatatttgtgagagttcctctttgtattcaagatcataagtattcatgtgatcttgtagaattatgtgtgtttagtttttagtggtgagtttataccatgttcatgagtgaatacacattgtaatttgaacacaacgtttatagtcttcgggagaagatttttacaagccttacgTCGGGAGGATgtaagcactcgctggccattgaagagagttcaagtggttgagcgtttcaatcaagatcagattagtgaagagaagtacaacaaattgcggcaaatctcaagagggagtcttgttttgtttaagtcaatgtttttatacttgtgattctttattaattggttttattctctgggcgtggccccaaggagtaggttatccgaaagggtttctgaaccttgtaaaaattcgttgtgttctttattcttttacactgtctttttattgtgtttagtttctgtcgtaacaagtttagtttctgtcccgacagaactgtattctgtgtaaacagttaattaccattccgcactttaattaattcacttggtttaattaatttggtaattactaaaaacggaatttcacgATGAAAAGAGAGTCTTCGGATGGTTGAGTGAGCTTGATTGATCTGGTTTATAACATCCAAAGCATCCCCTTCAAAAATGCAAAATTGCAGCCCCCATGTGAATGGCTTCAGGCTGCTTCAGTTTCACCTAATGTCACCATTATTAGTTCGAGCAAACCTTGGAAGGAGAACGTGGATAGAAATAGAGGTTCCATCTCAAATCAATTCGAATTGAATGGAATCTCTATAAAAACCATacaagtataaatatatatatagataccaGATTAATTTATGATGCGTATACAagttatcatatatatatttatatagcagATGAAGGTAGAATTTTTCTATTTCCAGTTGTGAAAGTTATGGAAGAATAATACAGTTGTTGCTATGACACCAACAAACGATCTCTCAACTCTTCTTGTTCCTCATAATTGTTTGTATGTCCCAATCCCAAGAATATTTTTTTCAACATATATATCTActgtatacaaatatttaatagCTAGAGTTTCTACTAAGATCAATTTTTATGTCATTATTTGTTCGTTGATAATTTCCAGCTATAATTTATAGCTGTTTTGTAGAGTGTTTCAATTTTGGTTACACactcaaaataaataattatattaagaGTAATGTTTGTATTGAGATATTCTCTTAATGTTTTGTATATATGGATAACCGTGAGTTTAGGAATTAGATTAGAATTACAGCTCTAGTTTCCTTTTTTTCTAGTTtcctgttttctattcttttgtatatatatacgaCTAAAATATATCAATAAGATTAAGCCATTCATGATTTCTTCATGGTACCAGAGCCACACGGCTAAGATACACAATCGGCAATGGCTGACGGTAACGATACCACTATGGTTGGATCTTCGGTCAATGGGCAAAGAAACTCTTCCAATGATGCAGCCACCACGTCAAACACTGCTACCTCTCTTCCTCACCTAAGTGCAACACAATGGCAAACTATCGCTACTATGTTTGGTAATACTCATTCCTCTACCGACCGTTTACATGGTGAGTTTTCCAGGATTTCTTGGATTATTGATACTGGTGCTTCTAATCATGTGACGGGGGATGAATCTTGTTTGTTTAATGTTCATGATATTGCCGCATGTCCCGTCGGACTCCCTGATGGCCAAAAATTAATTGCTACTAAAGAGGGAAGTGTGAGACTCTTGGAAGGATTATTTCTTAAAAATGTTCTTTATGTCCCTAAATTGCACTGCAACTTAATTTCGGTTACACAACTCATTGATGACATGCACTGTTTTGTACAATTTGATTCTAAAATGTGTGTTATACAGGACCGTCATTCGAGGAAGCTGATTGGAACGGGTGAACGGAGAGATGGACTTTACTACTTCCGGCCACCGTCTACAATGCAAGCTATCTCAGTGGATGGTTCTTCATCTTCGTTGGAACTTCGGCATCAACGTCTTGGACATCCTTCAGAGAAAGTAGTAAAGTCATACCTTTCCTACGTAATTCTAGTGATAAATTAAATAAGGCATGTGATGTGTGTCCTCGTGCCAAACAAACTCGTGATTCTTTTTCTCTTAGTGACCATAAGGCCTCCCAAATTTTTGAATTAGTACATTGTGACTTATGGGGTCCTTACAATACTGTTTCTTCATGTGGGGCTAGTTATTTTTTTACTATTGTGGATGATTTTTCCCGAGCTATATGGGTTTATTTGTTGATTGATAAATTGGAGGTGTTTAAAATGTTTACGTCGTTTTTTGCTATGGTTGATCGACAATTTGGTCAAAATGTTAAGATTGTTCGGAGTGATAATGGGACAGAATTTAATTGTTTGCAAGATTATTTTCTTTCAAATGGGATTTTCTTTCAAACCTCTTGTGTGgggactccacaacaaaatggtagagTTGATCGTAAGCATCGTCATATTTTAGCAGTGGCAAGGGCCTTACGTTTTCAAAGTCATCTTCCTCTTTATTTTTGGGGTGAATGTGTCTTAGCAGCTTTTCATTTGATCAATCGAACACCCTCAAGTGTTCTTCAGAATAAAACACcttatgaaattttatttcatACTTTGCCAATTTTTGATGAATTGCGAGTGTTTGGTTCCTTGTGTTATGTCCATAATCAACATGCTAAGAATGATAAATTTGCAAGTCGCAGTCGAAAATGTATCTTTGTTGGGTATCCTTTTGGTAAGAAAGGGTGGAGACATTTTGATCTAGAAAATAAAAGTTTTTTTGTTTCTAGGGATGTTAagttatttgaaaatcaatttcCTTTTGCTGAAAATGATTCTTCTACTATTAGCTCTACATATAATTCTGGCAGCGTCAGTTTAGGTGATGATGACTTTGATTTTAATCTTTTTGGTGATTCTGAACCATTGTCTAATgaacctgaacccacaaatgaatCCTCCCCACTACATGTCACCACCCAAATTCCAACAACTACCACTTTAGAGCCTACTCTCCCTTTTCCTGTAGCACAGTCTAGCCCAACTGCTACACAGAGTCCTGTTCAGTCCACATCTCCACTCCAACATCCATCTACAAGGGGGGTAGCAGGGGCTGCTCCGAATTCTATCAATGACACTCACATGGGACGTGGACTCCGTGAAAAGGTTCCATCCACTCGGCTTCGTGACTATGTTACTAATACTGTTATCACACAAAGTCCATCTGCTATCTCTCTAAGTTCACCCGCGCCGTCAGCTCCCTCTGGTACGCCATTTCCTATAACACATTATATTAACTGTGCAAAATTTTCTGCTAGCCATCTGCAATTTCTTGCTGCTGTTACTGCAGGTTGTGAACCAAAATCATTTAAAGAAGCTATGACAGATGAAGGATGGCGTCATGCTATGCACACAGAAATTCGTGCTTTAGAGGATAATGGTACTTGGACTATGGAAAAATGACCTCCTGGTAAACGTGCTCTTGGTAGTCAATAGGTCTATAAAATAAAGTACAACTCTGATGGCAGTGTTGAACGACTTAAAGCTcgtttggttgtttttggtaaTCATCAAATTGTCGGGATTGATTATAACGAGACTTTTGCACCTGTTGCAAAAATGGTCACCGTTCGTGCTTTCTTAGCCATTGCAGCATCTAAAAATTGGGAGCTGCATCAGATGGATGTGCATAATGCTTTTTTGCACGGGGATCTCAATGAAGAAGTCTATATGAAGCTTCCTCCAGGTTTTGGGTCTTCTCAACCTGATATGGTGTGTCGTCTTCGAAAGTCCTTATATGGCTTGAAGCAGGCATCGAGGTGTTGGTTTTCCAAAATTGTCACTGCTTTAAGAGAGTATGGCTTTCTACAATCCTATGCTGATTATTCTCTCTTTACTTATACTAAGGGTGATACTCAAATCAATGTtttggtgtatgttgatgatttaATTATATCTGGGAATAATTCCGCTGCTTTGAAGATCTTTAAGAACTATTTAAGCACGTGTTTTCATATGAAGGATCTCGGGGTTCTTAAATATTTCCTTGGGATTGAGGTAGCTCGAAGTCCTGATGGTATATTTCTTTGTCAACGAAAGTATTCTCTTGACATCATTTCTGAGACTGGTGTTCTGGGTGCTAAGCCCGCATCTTTTCCCATTGAGCAAAACCATCGGCTTGCTCATGCTTCAGGAGATTCTTTGTCCAATCCGGAACCTTATCGTCATTTGGTTGGTCGTTTGATTTACTTAACGGTCAGTCGTCCTGATTTGGCATACTCTGTTCACGTTTTATCTCAGTTCCTACAAGAACCAAGACAGGAACATTGGGAAGCCGCCTTGCGTGTTGTTCGCTATTTGAAAGGCTCTCCTGGACAAGGAATCTTGCTTCGTGCTGACAGCTCTCTTTCCTTGACTGGTTGGTGTGATTCTGATTGGGCAGCTTGTCCTCTTACTCGTCGCTCTCTCACGAGTTGGCTTGTGTTTCTTGGTCATTCCCCGATTTCCTGGAAAACCAAGAAACAACCTACTGTGGCACGTTCTTCGGCAGAGGCTAAATATCGCTCTATGGCTTCTCTTACTTGTGAATTGAAATGGTTGAAGGGTCTTCTccttagcttggggattcaacatATTGATGCTATTGGGCTATATTGTGATAGCCAGTCGGCTTTACAAATTGCTCGGAATCCAGTCTTCCATGAACGAACAAAGCACATTGAAGCAGACTGTCACTTTGTTCGTGATGCTATCCAAGACGGCACTATTCTTCCTTCTTATGTTCCTACAACTGTTCAACTTGCGGACATCTTTACCAAGCCTTTGGGGACCCATCAATTTCAGTTTTTGCTTTCCAAGTTGGGCATTTATGATCCTCATGCTCCAACTTGAGGGGGGTATTGAGATATTATTGAGATATTCTCTTAATGTTTTGTATATATGGATAACCGCGAGTTTATGAATTAGATTAGAATTACAGCTCTAGTTTCCTTTTTTTCTAGTTtcctgttttctattcttttgtatatatatacgaCTAAAATATATCAATAAAATTAAGCCATTCACGATTTATTCAGTTTGACACACTTATTTTATAGAGCACACAATGACGTATCATGCCTTTATATCATTCAAATATATTAAGGTTTGTGTAGTTTAAATCATTGTATTGTATGCATTTTGAGTGTGTGACTATTCTTACtcttgtattaattttatatttggtAACTTTAAACATTtagaattttaaatatttaaatttattcaaTGACATGTATTTtaaatcatttattatttatttttataaacatTAACTTAGTTGCAGTTCtagttttaaaatatattttttgttttgtatatattttgtaaTCAAATTATATGTTACGTTAATTATTGGTGCAAGGGTATGGTTGTACAGAATTTCtttcttttcaatttatgtatcACTATTTTTCTTCAACAAGTCCAAAAAAAAACTATACAGATAATATTTAATCATAGAGATAATATTTTTATATCCAAAATTGAAATCAGGATTTAAACAGTAAAAAATTGTATTAAATTCTTTCACATTTGACTATTATTAATTGATTGTCCATACACCTTATTAGCCTTAAGTACAAAGGTTGTTACATAATTTACGTCTTCAGACCAAAAAAAACTTGGAACAACCTACCTAATCAAGGTCAAGGAGGCAGCACTACTTGTTGGCACAATATTAGATCCGAGATGGTCTTTCCATGGCGATCGATTCTTCTAGAACAGTTGACGCCACCATCTAGTATGTTCCTAACCACAACATTCAAAGAATGAATTCCTTTAACTTCATAAACTTCTACCTTAACATGTTCATTCACCCATTTATCCCTCTTGTTGATGGCATCCAACTCCAAGTTGAGAAATGAAGAGTTGTTTTGGAGAGCCGAGACTACACCCTTAACCCACCCAGCTGTTATGATCAACTTCAATCTCTCGATGTCAGAAGGGAAATGTGGGATAATGGAAAAGTTTAAGTCATTCCCTTTGTCTCCAGCCCTGCTATGTGCTATGTCATAGAGTGGAATTTTTCGGCCCGCAGGAGCAGGAGAGATGTCACTTTCAGAAAATGAAACATCTTCTACTGATCCTTGAGAAACTGGAATTTTAATGAGGTTTTCATGGCTAATTCTTGGAGAATTTGATTTTGTTACAGTGCGCTTTATGGATGTCTTCCAAGCAACATGTTCACGATTGACCTGAATGACCAAAAACAGAGAAACACAACTCAGAAGTTCATATTGTGGTGTGCAAAGAGGACAGATTAAACACTAATTTTGGAAATCGATGGTGAGATAGATGATATAGTATAGAGAGTACCAGTTGTTTTTCAAGAATGACCTCTCTCTTGTGTCCAACACTGCAGtcagtatagaaaaaaaaaaatcagtggaAATAGATCAATCACAACAATCGGGGAATAGAAAACACATAATATAAAGGTGAATACAGCAAGGTCAATCTctattaaatatattaaatatatctTCGATTGTATATTTAGGAAGGCACCACTAATCAGTAAATAACTAACTTCATGAGCTCTAACAGCAATTCAATCTACAACATACAACTTATCATTCGGTTTTTAGCACAGGAAACCAATTAttatgaaaataaagaaccaaagATTTATTGCATCTAGAGATGAATCTATAATCACCAAGGAATGTGTAAGCTCATTGAAACGCTAGTAACTTAGAAAATAGGTTCAGAAGCTGATAAGAACTTGACCTGATACCACCACCACCAGCTGGTCCATTGGTATATAATGCTGTAAAGTCTCTAGTAAATTGGACTGCATGTTCTTTCAGCTCAAATAATCCATCCATACGCAACCTTACATCATTACTAGCAGCTGAAGATGAAGCGTCATCACCAATGCTAGTTGCTTTCAGACTATCGACGCCAATTATATAAGAAAATACAGAACTGTTGATGCCAGGCAATATTTCTTCCAACCATGATCTGACCTAATAAAACATCAAAAATAGATTAATACAATGACAAACACTCAAAAATTCATTTTTCCCCTCATTTGAATAGtcttattatataataaataaatagccGTGGCAAAATCTTAAAACTTATCCACCAGGAATTCGGCAGCCTTTGCACGTTTAACACATTCATATCCTCCATAAGATATCTCACCCCATCCTTTCCAACCACAGTCCTGAAAATTTTGACAACAGCACATTAGTATAACCACAGACCAAGGAACAAAAAATGGTTTTCAATACAGAGCGAAAATATGGTTAATGTTAACTGTTGACGGAAAGAAAGGAGAGGGGAAGATCACAAGTCACAGGAGAAATATATGCTTAAATAGTGAAGGCAAACACTGTGATAAAAGGTTAACTCCTTCCTGATAGCATAATCTTAGGGAATATGACGCTGGCTAAGATGGTGAAAAAAAACAATAGCTTGAGCACTTCAAATGACTTAAATTTAAACAAGCACAGAGACATTCCAAACATGTAGGCCAATGATGCAATAAATGTAACCAATTACACTGGATATGGTATTAGTGCTAAATTAACCAAGAATCGATTGCATTGACTAACACCGACATTCCTTATTTTATAAGAACACAGGCTATTAGTACCACCAAAGGATAACGATCTTGGAACTTATGAGCAGTCTTTGACCAAAGCAAGCGATAAAAGATAAGAGTTGCTCCCATATTTGCATAGACTATTGAAATCAAGTTATTTCAATGGTAGCAATAGAAAGATGAGCTCTCTTTAGTGATTAAATATGCACCAGAGCTCCAAATAAAACTTTCAAGCACAAGCATGGTACACAGAGAGAATAAACCTCCATTTGCTGCTTATTTATTACATAATGAATCAGCCAGAAACATTAAAAGCATCACCTTTGGAATCAATTGCAAGAGTTTTTCAGGGACCGAACCAGCAGAAGATTTTGCTCCAACACAAAGAACCTTGCAACTTGACAAGGGAGAGAATGAAACATTCTGAAGATCAATAATCTGCATTTAAGGACAAATAGATAACGATCTCAGTCAATTATTGTTCTCCCATTTCATTCGGAATAGAACTATACGAACACAAACTTACCACATCAGGGGTGACATAGCTACTGGGGTCCCCAATTTCGTACAGAAGTTGTTGAGCACAAGTACTGAAATTTAAGACCCCACCACTATGTTCTGCCTTTGCTACGCATACTCTTCCATCAGAACTTATTTCAGCATAAGGATGTGACAAATCAAGGAGCTGAGACATAGACATGTCCCGATATTTGTCACCTAAAAGAAACAAATACATAGCACTATgaccatatatatatttatataagaagcATTGTTGTATAAACaataacaaaaaagaagaagTTACACTTTTGCCTTCAAAGCCCCCTTTTTTAACGTTGATTAAACTAAATTTACAAGTCACCTGGATGCATGAAGTATCCCCCAGTAAGTTGACAACCACACTCCAGAAGATGGCCAGCCAGAGACCCCTGTGCTAGAAGTTCTAAATTGTCCCAGTTCCAACCCAGTTCATATATCTATTCATACAACAGAAGAATCCTTTAGAAATTATCCTGTCTAAATCAAACCATGACACAATTAGTAAAGCAAAATTCTAGTTATGTTGCTCACAATCAAGAGATGTGATGAAACTTTTAGGTAAAATTACCCATTCAATGATTTCACTACCCAACATTACAACCTTTCCAATAACAGTTTTACACAGATGGATAAGAAAGGAAGAAACATTGCtgctttttatatttttataaagcaaACCTTTATTTTTACTTGGCAAACTTGGAAATATCTTAAGAGTAATTAATTTTACATGAGAATAAACAAAATGCATACCATTGGCGCCAAAAATAAGGCAGCATCTGCAACACGAGAAGTTATGACTACATTAGGTTGGTGCTTTTCCAAACATTCAACAATGGGAGCTGCTCCAAGATATGTGCTAATACCCTTCATCAATCATACTAAAAAGGTAAGGTCCAACATCTCAAAAGACCACATAAAGTTGACAATACTATAAATTGCTAATGGGTCACAATCTTAATTTACAACAAATAGGTATTTCATGACCAATTTGCAAAAGGGTACCACAGACTGGTACAGCTAACATTTTACAGTGAAAGAAACAGGCACAATTATATCAAACTTTAGAGCTGCAAATATTATTTACCAATCAAAGTTACAATTAGAGGTAGTAGAACCTTACACCTTCCATGCTATGTGATTTCTCAAGAGGTGATCTCGAACCTACATAGACAACAAAATGTAAATTTTGTTAAGATATATAGTACTTATTGTTATCCAATTAAAATAAAGacataattaaatcataaaacatTCCTTGATTTAATTGAATGTTGTGTAGCACTTAGTGTTCATAAAATCTTCAACGTATTATCTGCAATTCACCAAGTACCTCCTAAAAGTGACTTGAAATACCTGCTTTGCCAACAGAAACCTCATAAGCAACACCAACAGATACATTCAGTCCCAGGCTGCTGGCTATTTCTACAACTTTTTCCTGTGCACCAGATggatccactgcccagaaaaggAAACAATAGTAAGAAAATTTATCTATAAGACTAATTAAAAAAGCCAAGTTTGCTGATCGCATAGAATTTCATTTTGTACTCTTACTTGCACCCATGTTTGTGATTACGCAAACTCCCCTTTCCATAGCTATAGGTAAAAGCACACGCATCCAATCTGAAACTACACAATCATTGCAAGAAACCACCAGGAGACATCTAGGATTATCAGACAAGTCAATAAGTGTTAATACAAATACAACTGTGGAAACATAAAAGGTCCAAAAGAAAGGAGTTTACTAATAAACAGGTTCTCCTGCAGCAGTTCCTAATTTCTCTCACTTTCACAATTTATTGTTGCCAGTCATTAAGATTCATTGATtattccaaaatctcaaaactcCAAAAAATGACCAAATAATGGGTGTTCATAGCATTGCAAAGAGATATAAGCTTCAAATGACCATGTATAATAGAGGAAACCAGAGTAAACATTCAAAAAGACTGTAGTCTTCATTTAGATGTTTCCTATGAAATGTAACAATCAAGTTTCAAGAACAGATAAAACTTGTACTAGAAAAACACATCATAACCGCTAAAAGCAACAGAGACTTACTCCTTGAATCGTAACCATCACCTCCTGACACCATAACCTGATACCGATCAGCAAGGGTGCGTTCTGCTAGGCATTCGAGTACAAGATAATTAAGTTCTTTCACTCTTTCAAGCAACTTAAGAGCGCCCAAAATCCTGTCACCTCCAAAGCCAGCTCCGCAGCCAATGTACACCTTGTCCCTTCGTTTTAAGGGATTTTCTCTCTGCAGTTCAACCCCAAACATTAAACACT
This genomic interval from Humulus lupulus chromosome 8, drHumLupu1.1, whole genome shotgun sequence contains the following:
- the LOC133796688 gene encoding uncharacterized protein LOC133796688 isoform X2, giving the protein METHVKDEIHNCVIELRENPLKRRDKVYIGCGAGFGGDRILGALKLLERVKELNYLVLECLAERTLADRYQVMVSGGDGYDSRISDWMRVLLPIAMERGVCVITNMGAMDPSGAQEKVVEIASSLGLNVSVGVAYEVSVGKAGSRSPLEKSHSMEGGISTYLGAAPIVECLEKHQPNVVITSRVADAALFLAPMIYELGWNWDNLELLAQGSLAGHLLECGCQLTGGYFMHPGDKYRDMSMSQLLDLSHPYAEISSDGRVCVAKAEHSGGVLNFSTCAQQLLYEIGDPSSYVTPDVIIDLQNVSFSPLSSCKVLCVGAKSSAGSVPEKLLQLIPKDCGWKGWGEISYGGYECVKRAKAAEFLVRSWLEEILPGINSSVFSYIIGVDSLKATSIGDDASSSAASNDVRLRMDGLFELKEHAVQFTRDFTALYTNGPAGGGGISVGHKREVILEKQLVNREHVAWKTSIKRTVTKSNSPRISHENLIKIPVSQGSVEDVSFSESDISPAPAGRKIPLYDIAHSRAGDKGNDLNFSIIPHFPSDIERLKLIITAGWVKGVVSALQNNSSFLNLELDAINKRDKWVNEHVKVEVYEVKGIHSLNVVVRNILDGGVNCSRRIDRHGKTISDLILCQQVVLPP
- the LOC133796688 gene encoding uncharacterized protein LOC133796688 isoform X3 — encoded protein: MESASSGGVSLNMETHVKDEIHNCVIELRENPLKRRDKVYIGCGAGFGGDRILGALKLLERVKELNYLVLECLAERTLADRYQVMVSGGDGYDSRISDWMRVLLPIAMERGVCVITNMGAMDPSGAQEKVVEIASSLGLNVSVGVAYEVSVGKAGSRSPLEKSHSMEGGISTYLGAAPIVECLEKHQPNVVITSRVADAALFLAPMIYELGWNWDNLELLAQGSLAGHLLECGCQLTGGYFMHPGDKYRDMSMSQLLDLSHPYAEISSDGRVCVAKAEHSGGVLNFSTCAQQLLYEIGDPSSYVTPDVIIDLQNVSFSPLSSCKVLCVGAKSSAGSVPEKLLQLIPKVRSWLEEILPGINSSVFSYIIGVDSLKATSIGDDASSSAASNDVRLRMDGLFELKEHAVQFTRDFTALYTNGPAGGGGISVGHKREVILEKQLVNREHVAWKTSIKRTVTKSNSPRISHENLIKIPVSQGSVEDVSFSESDISPAPAGRKIPLYDIAHSRAGDKGNDLNFSIIPHFPSDIERLKLIITAGWVKGVVSALQNNSSFLNLELDAINKRDKWVNEHVKVEVYEVKGIHSLNVVVRNILDGGVNCSRRIDRHGKTISDLILCQQVVLPP
- the LOC133796688 gene encoding uncharacterized protein LOC133796688 isoform X1, producing the protein MESASSGGVSLNMETHVKDEIHNCVIELRENPLKRRDKVYIGCGAGFGGDRILGALKLLERVKELNYLVLECLAERTLADRYQVMVSGGDGYDSRISDWMRVLLPIAMERGVCVITNMGAMDPSGAQEKVVEIASSLGLNVSVGVAYEVSVGKAGSRSPLEKSHSMEGGISTYLGAAPIVECLEKHQPNVVITSRVADAALFLAPMIYELGWNWDNLELLAQGSLAGHLLECGCQLTGGYFMHPGDKYRDMSMSQLLDLSHPYAEISSDGRVCVAKAEHSGGVLNFSTCAQQLLYEIGDPSSYVTPDVIIDLQNVSFSPLSSCKVLCVGAKSSAGSVPEKLLQLIPKDCGWKGWGEISYGGYECVKRAKAAEFLVRSWLEEILPGINSSVFSYIIGVDSLKATSIGDDASSSAASNDVRLRMDGLFELKEHAVQFTRDFTALYTNGPAGGGGISVGHKREVILEKQLVNREHVAWKTSIKRTVTKSNSPRISHENLIKIPVSQGSVEDVSFSESDISPAPAGRKIPLYDIAHSRAGDKGNDLNFSIIPHFPSDIERLKLIITAGWVKGVVSALQNNSSFLNLELDAINKRDKWVNEHVKVEVYEVKGIHSLNVVVRNILDGGVNCSRRIDRHGKTISDLILCQQVVLPP